The Diabrotica undecimpunctata isolate CICGRU chromosome 3, icDiaUnde3, whole genome shotgun sequence genome includes the window GACAGCACGGAACAAAATATCAACAGACGTTTGAACaaacatttataataatatttgatgACATTTTTGAATTGTCCGTAAAATATAAGCTATACTTTTATAAGGTTTCTCCGTGCCTAAATACAGGGTGTATCGAGTGTCTATCTTCTCCATCCCCTTACTATAATCTCTCTTAAATCGTTTTGCACATAATCAGAATACAATAATCAAAAACGACGGTTTCAAATCACCAGTCGGCGGTGTAGTAAAACGTGGTATTAATTGTGGATTTGATCAAAACTTAATTGAATTCAAAGTATGAATAGGAACTGCTTAAATAGATACTTTGAGAGTCTCTGTAACTGTTTTGTTGTGGATCCAAATGTTGATTCATGGATTTTActgtaaacattttttaattcgTAATTACGCTTTCTAGAAATTTataatttctcatcggttttactAGAAGTTTCATCAATTTTATGGGACATATAGTATTTTCATAAGTACTAGTCTGCTGACTGGAATTTAAATGCCTTTGGGTAGCAGTAGTCTCCATTCTCAATTAGATTGTTCTTAATCGTTTTAAAACCACTAGAAACTTCATCACAGTCATCAAGCTGTTCGTGCAACTGCTTCACGATAAAATACTTTAGCAGCATTGTTGATCGGACAgtgtcaaattttaaaaatgtattaaatagtCGTATGTACCGAAGacctgatatatttttttaaaaaagacaaGGTTTTTTTAACTTGGCTAAAGTGCTAATCTCGCCCAAGAACCTTCCTCCTTTATACAGGCTTAGGACCGGCAACAAGAGCAAGAGTAAAGGCTTAATATCTCAATCACatggttttcatagcaaaaaatctactgcaacaaacttggtttgctatcaatctgatatattatctcatatggaagaccataaacaggtagatgcaatatacacagatttttccaaagcatttgatcatgtagatcaccaaatacttttgggCGAATTAATTAATGTACGCTTTCTTGTCAGGTTTGTTTAATGGATTAAAAACTCCACATCCGACAGAAGTCAAAGAGTCAAGATAGGTTGTCATCTGGCTGACAGTATCTCAGCATATGGAGTTCCTCAAAGGGGCCACActtctccacttctttttaatatcttcgttaacAACATCACTTTTTGTTTCCTAAATAGTAAATGTCTAATGTTGGCAGATGACTTAAAATTTTGGCAAGTTATAGATAGCTCTATTAAACACTTGGTAACTTTATGCCACAGGTTTCAATGAATTCTATATCTTCTGGATACTCCTCAAATATATATGAAATGCTTTTTACTCTAGGTATCAAAaaacgaaaatgccactaaacaTGAAAAAATAATACGAATTAGCTGAATTTTACTGAGAATGTCAATGTAGGGATCCTAAATAAGGTCcaaaaaaaagtttaccactcctaccccCAGGCATTCCACTTAATCCCCTACAGATAAATggaaaaaatagatttaccaagaatctgtacaaaCTGATGAAAAATGTAACAcagataatttttaacaaaaaattgtattaacACTTCTTGTGTAATAAACTGTTCTGTCAGAAACAAAACTTGAAGGGACCAGTGATTAATtaaggttccttctcctatcggaggttggaaatcatcattgctattttaattttattggccgcgcttctgaataattctaatgagctgcaaccgaaccactctctcaaattttttagccaggatattttgcgtcatcctgggtttctcttcccttgcataattaatctaagtaatatgtacttctcgcccctcattatgacccagatattgaatctttctaattttaagtttttatgacttcacaagGTTTAGTTAGTGTTAATTTTTTTGGAGTCACAGtctcatttttagagatcaaatctttGATGACTGGACTTTTATTTCCTTAGTATCATTTCAACATAGTAGAACTGCTCTAAATTTTTGACTGACAAATCTTGATGATCTTGGATATATGCCTAATTCTAGACATTGCTTGTATAGTGCTGCTCAAAATGTCATAagttttcattttcttctttatGGTAGGTTTCATATGCAATGATTTCATTTCAAATGTCTTATACATAATACAGTATGATAAATGTCAATATCAGTACAcataatatagattttcaaacaACACAAAAATCTTCATCTGTCAACAACAGTCTCGATAGATAGAGTATGTATATTCATAGTATTTTCACTTTACTGGCAGTCTGTTTTATAggaaattaaagacaaaaaagtaataattttataattatatatgaAAGGAAActgaatataaataaaacaaatcataacttaaaaaatatatattaggtACAAAACAAGGTTGATCTTACAACTAAGGAGTCTAGTCGAATAGAGCAAAGCCCATGTCGTCGTCTTCTGATTCGGATTCAACCTTCTTTTCTTCCTTCTTGGCCtctgaaaattaaataaagaacaaATTACTACCTATTTCTATcttacatacaaattttattttatacaggTGCATCAGTTTGGAAGTATCATCAATGCTTTCAGGCGAAAGATGGTGTTGTGTGGTAATcatcataataaaagattaataatttcttgatGGCCAAATAGTACTGTTATCAAATGAAGTTGACCCCCAATTCTTAGATAAAGTAAAgttgtcttttgaagattccagacccccccccctctataaagaaaAACACACAAATTGCACATATTACATGTAAAATTACCTGTACAAACTTCAATATTAACAAGAAATTTTTCATCCACACAGAACAATAGTTATATACAACATACAAGGTAAGggtaaatattttcattaaaaacaaatttgcTGAAAATCACAGAATTTTTCTGGACCTGACCTGAATAGCCAAAATAGGCCAAATTTAATGATGTTATAATGAAAGTtacaaaaagaaacagaaaaaataatctATATGGCTTGATGAAGCTGATTGACGAGAAATTTTGAAATGTATGAAAATATTCCATTTTTTAACTGAGATAAACTGAAAATGCATTGTAAGTTGATAAACAACCAATGCAGTATCCATTTATGTATACAATGTTTCATATTTTTATGAGCTCTGCATAAATCAGAGAGAATCAATTTTACTGTCAGATTGAAATTTATTCAACCCTATCGCTACAAATAACACTCAATTATGCATAAATTCACAGTTTGTAATGAAATTTATCTCATTTGTAACATTACTTCAGAAAAAAATTCATTAGATTGATTTTATGTAGGCAAAAAATAAGAATGATTATATGTATCTGATATCCAAATATCTCAAAAACAGCTGAATTGAATAAAATGTGGACagtgtttgaaaaaaaaataagataaaaaactTAGAAGCAGCCATAAAGTTTTCAAAACATTTACAGCTAAAAACAAAACTGCAATCAATATTTTCTCAAATATGAAAAGCAAGAACAAAATAGAGAAATCTAATAATACATAATCTTAATATCACACAAACCTTTCTTTTCCTCAGCAGCTGGAGCAGCAGCAGGGGCACCTCCGGCAGCAGGTGCAGCACCACCACCAACTGGCATGGAGCTCAATTTCTCACGGCCTAGAACaaagaaagatattttaaaacatacaaAACAAGTGAATCtgtactacttttatgttatatTTTTCAGTTAAAAGTGAAAAATCACAACTTCTCATACGAAAGATGGTTGATTGTTAAATCATCATGATAAATTGACTTAAAATAGTTACTTTAGGTATCAAGAAAACTTTCTATTCGATTTACAGATCATAGGACGTCTGTATTGACTTATCTATTTTTTAAgaacatatataacaaaaaaacatgCTAATCCACAAAGATACGCATTAGATTGGCACATATTCTACAGTAAtataatgaattttatttctcagGTTCTAAATTATTAGCTTACCTTGTGCAATGAGTTCTTCAACTGACTTGCCACTGAGCTCGCTGATGACTTTCTTTACTTTTTCTCCTTCAGCTTCAACACCTACagaccctaatattttttcaagaTCTGCAGCATTGGGAGAGGCTTTTCCGCCCAAAACGGCCAATAAGTAAGCAGCCACGTAACGCAtctaaaacaaataattaaaaaaatgtattgtgtatatttaaaatatattgcaAACGAATTGAGGTTATATGATAAAGTAAAAAGAATATCTATTAAAATATCATCAATCCTCGAAAACTGGGaaagaatttatattttatatgataAAGACAATTTTAAATGGTAGAAATGTAATAATATTTTAAGGAATAACTatattttacttacttttaagTCTTGAGACACGAAACGTGTATGccgacaaaaaattaaaatatcaagAAGGAAGATCGAGTGAAATGAAAATCAACTCAAATTATTGACATTGGCAGATGACATTGGCATATGAAAATTTTGGGAGTGTATAATATTACCATACTCCGAATTTCTAaacaatcaaaatattaaatgaacTATATATACAGAACTATTATAATGAACTAAAATATAtaacttaaaataataatataacttAACTTGGGGACTTAATTATATAACTTAAAATATATAACTAAATTATATAACTTTTTTATGTGTAAattaatcatttaaaatttctttccggtttttaaaattttatataagaactagGTAAATGCATAAGTTATAGTTATAGGGCGTTGAATATTATACAGTTAAGATCGTTAAGATAAAGAAGAACGACCAACTGCAAGTTGTATAAATGAAAATGTTTATTTGTATTACTACAGCTACGGTAGATTTGATACTGATCGATGGAAAAATCGATCATGTAATCAGTCCTAAATATttccaatttatttaaaaataatttagaactGTAGTATAGGGAACGATATTAATAGGTTGAATATACATTCccgaaattatttaaaataataatttatgccTTTATTACtcctttctatttttatttttttttattcgtaattactaaataatttttatatattatttacttCTTCATTTACGGAAGGATCAACAATTTAGTAACTTGGTTGAAAGCGATGGTTGAAATCCTAATTGTAGACACGGCTTTATCGACTAAACTAAATTAAAGTGACAGAAGAAGGAAAACATTGTTAAAACGTCAAAGAAAAGTGGAAAGAATTGTAAGttattaaattttatgaaaattctttttaaattgcgtGTTATCACATTTTCAAGAATCAAAATTAGagtaaattgttattaaaatcATATGACGATTACATAACCTTGAATTTGTTgaaactttaaaacaattttgaTATTAAGAAGGTTATAACTGGAATAGGTACAGATATTTCGGTCAAGATCATTAGTAATTATAATGCACAGAGAAGATCGAATCAATTTTTAACTTAAATTGAACTAAGTgcgtatttctttatttttagatttttatttttgtctggATTTTGGATTGTTGTCAAACTGTGACATCAGCAAAATTGGTTGGTTAATGTTAATAGAAGTAGTAAAATGTCTCTAAAACCAAGAAGAGTAGATTTTAACGCCACTTGGGGCGCTATCAGAGAAACCATCAATGGTGTGATTACTCTAAATCATGTAGCAAGACCTGTCTGGAATGATAGATTTTCGTAAGTTATGGTTTGTTTAGATTTAATTCACAAAGAAGTACATGTGCCATGACATTGTAGTTTTCAGATAGTGTTTACGTTTTACTGCATcattaaacaataataaattaatagtgaatatacaaataaacaaatattttaaatttatcaattttttttttatttttatggtgtgttgttaattttagtgatgtTTATTCAATATGTGTGGCACATCCAGAGCCTATGGCTGATAGGCTGTATGCAGAAACTAAACAATACCTTATAGATCATGTTGCAAAACTTTTGAACAAGGTTCAAGAAGAAGGCGAACAAAACTTAATTAAAAACTATTTCCTGTATTGGTCTCAGTACTCTGTAGGTAGCCAATATTTGCACAGTTTATACCTATATCTAAACCAACAACATATTAAAACACAGAAGCTATCAGATGCTGAAATCATTTATGGAAGTCCAGACTCTACTGGAGGTAAGTTGGAAAAATACTTAAACTATTAATTTTAGTTGATACATAAGTGAAATAATATCTAGagaaatttaataaacaatataataatttatgttttagGTGAGCAAATGGAAATTGGTGAATTGGCATTGGAAATATGGCAAAGTGGAATGATTGCTCCATTGGGCTTAAGGTTGGTGAAGCTTTTATTGGAGGCTATAGATCAAGATCGAGCAAAGCAGACATTGACAGTACCAATCGAAGCTGTGAAAGGAACAATTTTGAGTTTTGTTGAGGTATTATCAATAATATCTATCAATAAAATGCTACAGTGGGCATCAAATTTTTATATTCACCAAATAAGATGTGTATACTTTTATAAAAGACATCTTATTTTTTTGTAGGTTCAAGGCTATAGAAAAAAAGCTCCACTACAGTTGTATCAAGAATTATTTGAAGAAGAATTTCTTGATGCTAGTGGAGAACACTTCAAAAGGGATGCTGCGAGGCTTTTACAGGAAAAAGATGTCAGTTTATATATGGAAAAGGTTAAGGATAAGATTGAAGAAGAGTTGTTCAGGGCCAGAAGATTTTTACATTACAGTTCTTTTGCTAAAGTAAGTCATGTTTGTTTGTTTTTCGATCTGTCCTGATCCTGATCTATCTTCATTATTATTTTGGGTTTCCTTTAAACTACGAATTCTTTTTAgactatttttttaacaaatattatgCAGATTTGTCTATAGAAACACTTATTAACAGTTTTATTTTAACTAGGATATCAAATTGCAGGATATTTCTTTGTTTACTTGCATTTTATGATAAAATTGTCTTTCTTTAGGTATCACATAGATGTGAAACTCATATGGTGGCAGAACATCTACAATTTTTGTACAGCGAGTGTCTAAATATGGTACAACAAGAAAGGAAGAAGGATTTGTCAAACATGTATGACTTATTGAAA containing:
- the RpLP2 gene encoding large ribosomal subunit protein P2, whose translation is MRYVAAYLLAVLGGKASPNAADLEKILGSVGVEAEGEKVKKVISELSGKSVEELIAQGREKLSSMPVGGGAAPAAGGAPAAAPAAEEKKEAKKEEKKVESESEDDDMGFALFD